The genomic stretch TTAAAACATCTTGGTGATACATAAGCCACGTATTTCGTAGCACGGGCTCATCGTTTTTATAAGAGAGTCCATAGACAAAAAGATTATCTGAAGGTTGTAAACAAATTTCAGGTAAAATAGAAAAACCCAAATCATTCTTTACCATTTCTTTGCACGTCTCTTGACGGTCTGTTTCCATCGTCACACGAGGAGGCTCAGCAAACTGATCATGCCACCAGTCATTAATTAAGTTTTTTAATGAGCTGTCAGTTTTATAGTTGATAAATGGGCGGCTGGGCAATTCGTCAATCGTTAACTCTGTTTTTGAAATTAGACATAACCGTTCTTTTGTTAGTAGAGACTTTACGCCGTACCAATCATAGTTTCCTCTTAAAATACCAAGCTGAACAGCAGATGTATCAAGAAGGTTCATAATATCTGTGCTCCAGCCGGTATTGACGTTAAATTGAACGTGAGGATATTGAAGCGAAAACTTCTTCAGTAACTTTGGCAGGCGATATTGCGCAAAGTTGCTAGAGACACCTAAGCGTAGCGTTCCACGCACCTCTTGTTTCATATTCAGCATATAATCCTTTGTTTTTTGAAGCTCAGCCAGCATATCTTGTGCATACTCAGCAAGGTAAATACCTTCAGAAGTGAATTCAATTCCTTTTTTCGTTTTAAAAAACAAACTTGTTCCAAAGTCTTTCTCTAAATTCTTCAAGCGATAGGTTAAAGCTGGCTGAGAAATATATAATCGTTCAGAAGCTCGGCTAATATTTCGCTCCTCAAATAGTATTTTTAAAGCAATCCAATCTTTTTCATCCATAGTTGACACCCCAAACTAAGTTATAAGTTTTTTTTCTTATTTTTGAAATAAATTATCTATTGTACTTATGAACAGATTTATCATACTATATTTTTGAAGAAAGAGATAGGAAAATTAAGAATAATTAGAATATAAAAGAAGGTGTGATGAATGAGAATTCCTGTAACGATTATGCGTGGAGGCACAAGCAAAGGAATCTTTCTAAACATGGACCATATGCCAAGTGATCAAGCGCTTTGGAAAGATTTTTTACTAGATATTATGGGAAGTCCAGATCAAAGGCAGATTGATGGATTAGGTGGAGCAAACTCGTTAACTAGTAAAGCGGCAATTATTAAGCAATCAGAAATTGAAGGAGTAGATGTAGAGTATACGTTTGCTCAAATTAGTGTCGATCATCAACTCGTTGATTTTAAAGGAAACTGTGGGAACATCTCATCAGCTGTTGGACCATATGCAATT from Bacillus sp. 1780r2a1 encodes the following:
- a CDS encoding LysR family transcriptional regulator translates to MDEKDWIALKILFEERNISRASERLYISQPALTYRLKNLEKDFGTSLFFKTKKGIEFTSEGIYLAEYAQDMLAELQKTKDYMLNMKQEVRGTLRLGVSSNFAQYRLPKLLKKFSLQYPHVQFNVNTGWSTDIMNLLDTSAVQLGILRGNYDWYGVKSLLTKERLCLISKTELTIDELPSRPFINYKTDSSLKNLINDWWHDQFAEPPRVTMETDRQETCKEMVKNDLGFSILPEICLQPSDNLFVYGLSYKNDEPVLRNTWLMYHQDVLNLSTVKHFIDFLNRETANISPFNL